Genomic DNA from Burkholderiales bacterium:
CGTTCAATGAAGAAGGAAAATGCCGCCCCCCCAGCCGCGGGCACTGCAATTCCAATCCAGAACATCTCAGCCACGATATCTTAGTAACACTAGCAGTCGTTCGGACACGCTAAGCGGCAATTCCGAACCCCCGGTTGCCCCACTAATAAAAACCGAACCGGGGCGAAACCCAGTCATAGCAAGGCGTCCAAGGGCGAACGCTCCGACTCCAGTCTTCGCAGGCTGTTGCTGACAGCCATCCCTATCCCTTGCGCTGAATAAAAACCACCGTTCACTTGCGTGGTATGAATCACCGTGTTCCTGAATCTTCGAAAAAGTTCGCCATCGGGAGCCGTGCCTTCCCGCCAAAAGGCATCAAGCGGTCCCTGAAAGGTCAAGCCGGGAAAATTATAGATTGGGTTGCTTAATGCTATTGTCGGACGGCCTTGCATCAGAGACGGCAACCCGACCGTGCTGTTGACGGTGATCACCCCTTGCGCGCGCGAGAGCAAAGCGGACAAATCACCGGTTTCCAAGTACTCTACCCGTCCATCAACATCGAAGCGCCGTTCCAGCCGGCGAATAATGCGGCGATAATTTTCCAGGCCTGTATCCAACGGATGATTCTTGATAACCAGGCGGGCATCGCTACCCGCGTGCTCCGCAAATGATCTCATCACATAATTAATAACGTCGGTCATATTGGTAAAAGGCGAGTGATGAAGAATTTGTGCGTCGGTATTCAATTGTAGCGGCAATAAATAATAAGGCTCCCCGCTGTGCAGCAATTTGTTGATGATGACTCGCGCCCTGCGCGCTTGGAAAGGAAGCGCGGGAAACCTGCGGGCATAGCCGGCATATTCCACCGCTGAAACGTAAGGCCAGTGCGTACGATAGCGAGGAAACAAAAGAGGATTGATCAGGTTTGCCAAGTGATAAGCCATGTCGTGCATTGCCCGCGCCCGCAAGTTTGACTGAAAAGGCTCGCCGTCGCCGTAGTCAGGCAGCGATGCCCCGACCTCGCGGTACCAGTCCGGATCCCGTGGCAAAAGAGAATTGCCGTTTACCCCGTCACGTTCCAGAGTTATCCAGTAGGGTCGGAAATAGCCTTCCTCAAATACGTGGATTCGCATAGCCCGTGCTTTGGCACATCGAATTGCAGATAAATGTACAGGGCGACGATCCCCAAACAGGACCAAGTCGGTGATATGAAACGAACGGAATTTCTCGTCCAGAAAGCAAGGCAAAGTATCAAGCGAGCCGCGGAAGCTCCAGGCCGGCCGCATTCCCCAATATGCCGTATCGCCACCGTTGAAGTTAACCCGATAAATCCGATGCCCGTCGGCAGCCAATCGGTCAGCCAAACGCGGAAAAAACGGAGAGCAAACCGCCTGCAGAAAAAGAAACGAACGCATTGACATCACACGATCTTCCTTGACATTAAAGCGTCGCCGGCTGCGCTCAGTGACAAATGCGAATGTAAGACGCCGCCATATGCCTCAACCGCTCCCCCTGCAGCGGCGCAATCGCGATAACAACCCGTGATTCGCGTGCCGCTCGACAATTAAAAGTT
This window encodes:
- a CDS encoding capsular biosynthesis protein: MSMRSFLFLQAVCSPFFPRLADRLAADGHRIYRVNFNGGDTAYWGMRPAWSFRGSLDTLPCFLDEKFRSFHITDLVLFGDRRPVHLSAIRCAKARAMRIHVFEEGYFRPYWITLERDGVNGNSLLPRDPDWYREVGASLPDYGDGEPFQSNLRARAMHDMAYHLANLINPLLFPRYRTHWPYVSAVEYAGYARRFPALPFQARRARVIINKLLHSGEPYYLLPLQLNTDAQILHHSPFTNMTDVINYVMRSFAEHAGSDARLVIKNHPLDTGLENYRRIIRRLERRFDVDGRVEYLETGDLSALLSRAQGVITVNSTVGLPSLMQGRPTIALSNPIYNFPGLTFQGPLDAFWREGTAPDGELFRRFRNTVIHTTQVNGGFYSAQGIGMAVSNSLRRLESERSPLDALL